A stretch of Chitinophaga caeni DNA encodes these proteins:
- a CDS encoding APC family permease, whose amino-acid sequence MSAINQKQQFKPSLGLLDATMLVAGSMIGSGIFIVSAEISYSLGSAGWLTAMWVLAGLVTIIAAMSYGELSGMYPKAGGQYVYLREAYNPFIAFLFGWTQFGVIQTGTIAAVAMAFAKYTDYVFPVLGESRVVLPLGFIDITMGQIVAIASVVLLTYINTKGVKHGKILQTVFTLAKLLSLFGLIIFGFLLGAKAEIWNANWANAWTPAHLTKDSAGNILSTGLSGIALLGAIAVSMKGSLFSSDAWNNVTFIAAEIKNPQKNIGRSLFLGTFIVTSVYVLTNLMYLSVLPFNDIAFAPNERVGVAAAEAIFGAAGSIAIAVMIMVSTFGCNNGLILSGARMYYTMAEDGVFIRKAAILNKNDVPANGLWLQCLWASILCLSGSYNKLLALVIFGVLLFYVLTIIGIFRLRKTQPDVPRPYKAFGYPVLPAIYVAVASGLALLLLYTETTYALFGLGIILIGIPIYYLARSANKKTV is encoded by the coding sequence ATGTCTGCTATCAACCAAAAACAGCAATTTAAACCCAGCCTAGGACTACTCGATGCCACCATGCTCGTGGCCGGTTCGATGATCGGTTCGGGTATCTTTATAGTTTCTGCGGAAATATCTTACAGCCTGGGTTCAGCGGGTTGGCTGACTGCCATGTGGGTCCTGGCCGGCCTGGTAACCATTATTGCCGCTATGAGTTACGGGGAACTTTCCGGTATGTACCCGAAAGCTGGTGGGCAGTATGTTTACCTCCGGGAAGCATATAATCCTTTTATCGCTTTCCTTTTCGGCTGGACACAATTCGGCGTAATTCAAACCGGGACGATTGCCGCAGTTGCCATGGCATTTGCAAAATATACCGATTACGTGTTCCCGGTACTCGGGGAATCACGAGTCGTGTTGCCTTTAGGTTTTATAGATATCACCATGGGACAGATCGTTGCGATCGCATCGGTCGTGTTATTAACTTATATTAATACGAAAGGGGTGAAGCACGGAAAAATTTTACAAACCGTGTTTACATTAGCCAAATTATTGTCGCTGTTCGGTTTAATTATTTTCGGCTTCCTGCTGGGAGCGAAGGCCGAAATCTGGAATGCTAACTGGGCCAATGCCTGGACTCCGGCACATCTAACAAAAGACAGTGCAGGGAATATCCTCAGTACAGGTTTAAGTGGCATCGCGTTGCTCGGTGCAATCGCGGTATCCATGAAAGGATCTTTATTCTCAAGCGATGCTTGGAATAATGTGACCTTCATCGCGGCAGAAATTAAAAATCCGCAAAAGAATATTGGTCGTTCATTATTCTTGGGAACCTTTATAGTGACATCCGTTTATGTATTAACTAACCTGATGTATTTGTCGGTGTTACCGTTTAATGATATCGCATTTGCACCGAATGAAAGGGTAGGGGTTGCCGCCGCCGAAGCCATATTCGGTGCCGCAGGTTCGATTGCTATTGCCGTGATGATCATGGTATCTACATTCGGATGTAATAACGGTTTGATCTTGTCCGGTGCAAGAATGTATTATACGATGGCTGAAGATGGCGTATTTATCCGTAAAGCTGCTATCCTGAATAAGAATGATGTACCGGCGAACGGTTTGTGGTTGCAATGTTTATGGGCATCTATATTGTGTTTAAGCGGTAGTTATAATAAGTTGCTGGCACTCGTAATTTTCGGGGTACTGTTATTCTATGTATTGACAATTATCGGGATTTTCAGGTTGAGGAAAACACAACCGGATGTTCCCCGTCCTTACAAGGCATTCGGCTACCCGGTGTTACCGGCTATTTATGTTGCAGTAGCATCCGGTTTGGCATTGTTACTGTTGTATACGGAAACTACCTACGCATTATTTGGTTTGGGAATTATCTTGATCGGTATCCCGATTTACTATCTCGCGAGATCCGCTAACAAGAAAACTGTTTAA
- a CDS encoding OmpH family outer membrane protein: MYTTKQFVKNGFLMAVAAATFMACGQSNQSTSNPSTTKDSGAVAMKGLNIAYVDLDSLEAHYEYFKVKKAELEKRQISIDNELKADARALQNRLNSLQQRANTLTQAEGEAIQRDLMQQQQALEEKRNKLSQQYMQVEATFNDELRRKLDDFLGKFNADKRYGYIFSYRDGGSNILYKDPAFDITAEVIEGLNAENEQNKDKK; the protein is encoded by the coding sequence ATGTATACTACAAAACAATTTGTGAAAAACGGGTTTTTGATGGCCGTTGCTGCTGCGACATTCATGGCTTGCGGACAAAGTAATCAATCTACTTCCAATCCTAGCACCACTAAAGATAGTGGCGCCGTGGCAATGAAAGGTTTGAACATTGCTTATGTTGATTTAGATTCCTTGGAAGCTCATTACGAATATTTCAAGGTGAAAAAAGCAGAACTTGAAAAACGCCAGATCTCGATCGATAATGAATTGAAAGCAGATGCCAGGGCTTTGCAAAATAGGTTAAATAGCTTGCAACAAAGAGCTAATACCTTGACCCAGGCAGAGGGAGAAGCGATTCAGCGTGATCTGATGCAACAACAACAAGCATTGGAAGAAAAGCGTAATAAACTTTCCCAGCAATACATGCAAGTTGAAGCTACCTTCAATGATGAATTGCGTAGAAAATTGGATGATTTCCTGGGTAAATTCAACGCTGATAAGAGATATGGATACATTTTCTCTTACCGTGATGGCGGCTCCAATATCTTGTATAAAGATCCGGCATTCGATATTACGGCTGAAGTGATCGAAGGTTTGAACGCTGAGAACGAACAAAACAAAGACAAAAAATAA
- a CDS encoding DUF4254 domain-containing protein: MFTELCTKVFNQAITDFHLHNDVHRGIENPYNKADIEHLLYLKNWIDTVQWHLEDIIRDPNIDPVAALKLKRWIDKSNQERTDVVEYIDSYFLEKFKDVNVLPSATINTESPAWAIDRLSILALKIYHMREEATRQDASEEHRAVCQSKLDILLTQQVDLSTAIESLLQDIEGGRKYMKVYKQMKMYNDPSLNPVLYANKK, encoded by the coding sequence ATGTTTACAGAATTGTGTACCAAAGTATTTAATCAAGCTATAACGGATTTTCATTTGCATAATGACGTGCACCGCGGCATAGAAAACCCTTATAATAAAGCTGACATTGAACATCTTTTATATCTAAAAAATTGGATTGATACGGTTCAATGGCACCTGGAAGATATTATCCGTGATCCGAATATCGACCCGGTAGCAGCGTTGAAATTGAAGCGTTGGATCGATAAATCTAACCAGGAGCGTACCGATGTGGTAGAATATATCGATAGTTATTTCCTGGAAAAATTTAAGGATGTGAACGTATTGCCATCGGCTACGATCAACACGGAGAGCCCTGCTTGGGCAATTGATCGTTTGTCTATCCTTGCCTTGAAAATTTACCATATGCGTGAAGAGGCGACACGGCAAGATGCCAGTGAAGAGCATAGGGCCGTTTGCCAATCCAAGCTGGATATCCTGTTAACACAGCAAGTAGACCTATCCACGGCTATAGAGAGTTTATTGCAGGATATCGAGGGGGGCAGGAAGTACATGAAAGTGTACAAGCAAATGAAGATGTATAATGACCCCAGCTTGAACCCGGTACTTTACGCGAACAAGAAATGA
- the rpoC gene encoding DNA-directed RNA polymerase subunit beta', with translation MAIKKENRPRSNFNSITISLASPDAILERSYGEVLKPETINYRTYKPERDGLFCERIFGPVKDYECYCGKYKRIRYKGIVCDRCGVEVTEKKVRRERMGHIRLVVPVVHIWYFKSLPNKIGYLLGMSSKKLETIIYYERYVVIQSGVKQEKGLNYADLLTEEEYLDILDTLPKDNQLLPDEDPNKFIAKMGAEAVEMMLARIDLDGLSYQLRNQAATETSQQRKAEALKRLSVVEAYREANTRVENRPEWMVMQYIPVVPPELRPLVPLDGGRFASSDLNDLYRRVIIRNNRLKRLIEIKAPEVILRNEKRMLQEAVDSLFDNSRKSNAVKAEGGRALKSLSDVLKGKQGRFRQNLLGKRVDYSGRSVIVVGPELKLHECGLPKDMAAELFKPFIIRKLIERGIVKTVKSAKKLVDRKEAVVWDILENVLKGHPVMLNRAPTLHRLSIQAFQPRLIEGKAIQLHPLVCSAFNADFDGDQMAVHVPLSNAAILEAQLLMLSSHNILNPQNGTPITLPSQDMVLGLYYISKGRKSTPEEPVKGEGMAFYSAEEVIIAYNERRVELHAHIRVKTYVRNAKGELEFKLIETTVGRVLFNQFVPKEAGFVNALLTKKSLREIIGDIIKATDIPKTAKFLDDIKQLGFRSAYRGGLSFNINDLIIPEVKQMMVDSASGEVDEVWDNYNMGLITNNERYNQIIDIWSRVDTKVTETLIRELASDKQGFNSVYMMLDSGARGSKQQIKQLAGLRGLMAKPRKSGSTGSEIIENPILSNFKDGLNVQDYFISTHGARKGLADTALKTADAGYLTRRLVDVAQDVVINEEDCGTLRGIAISALKDNEEVVEPLYDRILGRTSLHDVFDPVSEELYVAAGEQITEDVAKRIEESSIDTVEIRSVLTCESRRGVCVKCYGKNLATGYTTQRGDAVGIIAAQSIGEPGTQLTLRTFHVGGVAGSASVESTLTAKFDGTIQFDGLRTTTFENNDGNKVQVVIGRTGEVRIMDVKNDRLLITNNVPYGSTLVVKDGQKVAKGDVICTWDPFNAVIVSEIPGKVRFDSIIEGITFREEADEQTGHREKVVIETKDKNKIPSIYVDGDKDVKPYNLPVGSHIVIDEGESVRAGQVLVKIPRVLGKLRDITGGLPRVTELFEARNPSNPAIVSEIDGVVAFGNIKRGNREIIIESRESQIKKYLVPLTRHILVQDGDFVKAGTALSDGSITPADILSIKGPFAVQEYLVNEIQEVYRLQGVKINDKHIEVIVRQMMRKVTIEDPGDTRFLEGDTVDKFEFFEENDSIFDKKVVTEAGESATLKAGQIVTLRQVREENSLLRRSDKKLVEFRDANAATSSPLLLGITKASLGTHSWISAASFQETTKVLSSAAINGKTDDMLGLKENVITGHLIPAGTGLREFENMIVGSKEEYDILSASKEVFQFDEEE, from the coding sequence ATGGCCATAAAAAAAGAAAATCGTCCTAGATCAAATTTTAACAGCATTACCATTAGCTTGGCGTCTCCTGATGCAATCTTGGAACGCTCTTATGGTGAAGTGTTAAAACCTGAAACCATCAACTACCGTACTTACAAGCCGGAACGTGATGGTTTATTCTGCGAAAGAATATTCGGTCCTGTAAAGGATTATGAATGCTATTGCGGTAAGTACAAACGTATCCGTTACAAGGGTATCGTCTGCGACCGCTGTGGTGTGGAAGTTACAGAGAAGAAAGTTCGCCGCGAAAGAATGGGACACATCCGTTTGGTAGTACCTGTTGTACATATCTGGTACTTCAAGTCTTTACCAAACAAAATCGGTTACCTGTTAGGAATGTCTTCCAAGAAATTGGAAACCATCATTTATTATGAAAGATACGTGGTGATCCAATCCGGTGTGAAACAAGAAAAAGGGCTGAATTACGCTGACTTGTTGACCGAAGAAGAATACCTCGATATCCTGGACACACTTCCGAAAGATAACCAGCTCTTACCGGATGAAGATCCAAATAAATTCATCGCGAAAATGGGTGCGGAAGCGGTTGAGATGATGTTGGCAAGAATCGATCTTGACGGCTTATCTTACCAATTACGTAACCAGGCTGCTACCGAAACTTCTCAACAACGTAAAGCGGAAGCTTTGAAACGTTTGAGCGTAGTGGAAGCATACCGCGAAGCTAATACCCGCGTAGAAAACCGTCCTGAATGGATGGTTATGCAATATATCCCGGTTGTTCCACCAGAATTGCGTCCACTGGTTCCACTAGATGGCGGCCGTTTCGCATCTTCTGATTTGAATGACCTTTACCGCCGTGTAATTATCCGTAACAACCGTCTGAAACGCTTGATCGAGATTAAAGCTCCCGAAGTAATCTTGCGTAATGAGAAAAGGATGTTGCAAGAAGCGGTAGACTCCCTGTTCGATAACTCCAGGAAATCGAACGCCGTGAAAGCGGAAGGTGGTCGCGCCCTCAAATCTTTGTCCGATGTACTGAAAGGTAAACAAGGCCGTTTCCGTCAAAACTTGTTAGGTAAACGTGTGGACTACTCCGGTCGTTCTGTAATCGTTGTAGGCCCAGAGTTGAAACTCCACGAATGTGGTTTGCCTAAAGATATGGCGGCGGAATTGTTCAAACCGTTCATCATCCGCAAATTGATCGAAAGAGGCATCGTGAAAACCGTGAAATCTGCCAAGAAATTGGTAGATCGCAAGGAAGCGGTAGTTTGGGATATCTTGGAAAACGTATTGAAAGGTCACCCGGTAATGTTAAACCGTGCTCCAACGTTGCACCGTTTATCTATCCAGGCTTTCCAACCACGTCTTATTGAAGGTAAAGCGATCCAATTGCACCCGTTAGTATGTTCCGCGTTCAACGCCGACTTCGATGGTGACCAAATGGCGGTACACGTTCCTTTGAGCAATGCCGCGATCTTGGAAGCACAATTGCTGATGCTTTCTTCTCACAATATCTTGAACCCTCAGAATGGTACACCAATTACACTTCCTTCACAGGACATGGTACTCGGCCTGTACTACATCTCCAAGGGAAGAAAATCTACCCCTGAAGAACCGGTAAAAGGGGAAGGCATGGCCTTCTATTCTGCCGAAGAGGTGATCATTGCTTACAATGAGCGCAGGGTAGAATTGCATGCTCACATCAGGGTTAAGACTTATGTGCGCAATGCAAAAGGTGAATTGGAATTCAAATTGATCGAAACCACGGTAGGCCGCGTATTGTTCAACCAATTCGTACCGAAAGAAGCAGGTTTCGTGAACGCGTTATTGACGAAGAAATCTTTGCGTGAAATCATCGGTGACATCATCAAGGCTACCGATATTCCGAAAACTGCGAAGTTCTTGGATGATATCAAGCAACTCGGTTTCCGTTCTGCATACCGCGGTGGTTTGTCCTTCAACATCAACGATTTGATCATCCCAGAGGTGAAACAAATGATGGTGGACAGCGCTTCCGGTGAAGTGGATGAAGTTTGGGACAACTACAACATGGGTCTGATCACCAACAACGAACGTTATAACCAAATCATCGATATCTGGTCCAGGGTGGATACCAAGGTTACTGAAACCTTGATCCGCGAATTGGCTTCGGACAAACAAGGGTTCAACTCCGTGTACATGATGTTGGATTCCGGTGCCCGTGGTTCTAAACAACAGATCAAACAGTTGGCAGGTTTGAGGGGATTGATGGCCAAACCGCGTAAGAGTGGTTCTACAGGCTCTGAGATCATTGAAAACCCGATCTTGTCTAACTTTAAAGATGGTTTGAATGTACAGGATTACTTCATCTCTACCCACGGTGCCCGTAAGGGTCTTGCGGATACAGCCTTGAAAACGGCTGATGCCGGTTACCTGACTCGTAGGTTGGTAGACGTGGCGCAAGATGTGGTAATCAACGAGGAAGATTGTGGTACTTTACGTGGTATCGCTATCTCCGCATTGAAAGATAATGAAGAAGTAGTTGAACCGTTATACGACCGTATCTTGGGACGTACTTCTCTGCATGATGTATTTGACCCCGTTTCCGAGGAATTATACGTTGCTGCCGGTGAACAAATTACCGAAGATGTAGCAAAACGCATTGAAGAAAGTTCTATCGATACCGTTGAAATCCGTTCCGTACTTACCTGCGAAAGCCGTAGGGGTGTGTGCGTGAAATGTTACGGTAAAAATCTGGCCACAGGCTACACCACTCAAAGAGGTGATGCCGTTGGTATCATCGCGGCGCAGTCCATCGGTGAGCCGGGTACCCAGTTAACACTCCGTACCTTCCACGTGGGTGGTGTTGCGGGCTCCGCTTCGGTTGAGTCTACGCTGACTGCCAAGTTCGACGGTACCATCCAGTTCGATGGTTTGAGAACAACTACTTTCGAAAATAACGATGGTAATAAAGTTCAGGTGGTTATCGGTCGTACCGGTGAGGTGCGTATCATGGATGTTAAGAATGATCGCTTGTTGATCACCAATAACGTTCCATACGGTTCTACCCTGGTAGTGAAAGATGGTCAGAAAGTTGCGAAAGGTGATGTGATCTGTACTTGGGATCCGTTCAACGCCGTTATCGTTTCTGAAATTCCGGGTAAAGTTCGTTTCGACAGCATCATCGAAGGTATCACCTTCCGTGAAGAAGCCGATGAACAAACCGGTCACCGTGAGAAAGTGGTTATCGAAACAAAAGATAAGAACAAGATCCCGTCTATTTACGTAGATGGTGATAAGGACGTGAAACCTTACAACTTACCTGTAGGTTCCCATATCGTGATCGACGAAGGTGAGAGCGTAAGAGCAGGACAGGTGTTGGTGAAAATCCCGCGTGTTCTTGGTAAGTTGAGAGATATCACGGGTGGTCTTCCTAGGGTAACAGAATTGTTCGAGGCTAGGAACCCATCTAACCCTGCAATCGTATCTGAAATAGATGGTGTGGTTGCCTTCGGTAATATCAAACGTGGTAACCGCGAAATCATCATCGAAAGCCGCGAAAGTCAAATCAAGAAATACTTGGTGCCATTAACCCGCCACATCCTGGTGCAAGATGGTGACTTCGTGAAAGCTGGTACAGCGCTTTCAGATGGTTCTATTACACCGGCAGATATCTTGTCAATTAAAGGTCCATTCGCCGTACAAGAATACTTGGTGAACGAGATCCAAGAGGTTTACCGTTTACAAGGTGTGAAAATCAATGATAAACACATCGAGGTAATCGTGCGTCAAATGATGCGTAAAGTAACCATCGAAGATCCGGGAGATACAAGGTTCTTGGAAGGAGATACCGTGGATAAATTCGAGTTCTTCGAAGAAAACGATTCCATCTTTGATAAGAAAGTGGTTACCGAAGCCGGTGAGTCCGCTACTTTGAAAGCTGGCCAGATCGTTACCTTGCGCCAAGTTCGTGAAGAGAATTCATTACTCCGTCGTTCCGATAAGAAACTGGTGGAATTCCGAGATGCAAATGCCGCAACATCAAGTCCGTTGTTGTTGGGTATCACCAAGGCTTCCCTCGGTACGCATAGCTGGATATCCGCAGCTTCCTTCCAGGAAACAACGAAAGTATTGTCTTCTGCCGCGATCAACGGTAAAACTGATGACATGCTCGGCTTGAAAGAAAACGTAATCACGGGTCACCTCATCCCTGCAGGTACCGGTTTACGCGAGTTCGAAAACATGATCGTTGGTTCTAAAGAAGAATACGATATCCTTTCTGCTTCGAAAGAGGTATTCCAATTCGATGAAGAAGAATAA
- a CDS encoding glycosyltransferase family 9 protein produces the protein MSKLRTILATRFSAMGDVAMCIPVIRSVLAANPGLQIVFVTNKKWGALCEDVPGLVFFPADVKGAHKGVPGLYKLSREIRKSYKIDALADLHQVLRSQVLRTFFKLAGTKVAVIDKGRAEKKALTRRENKELKPLQSTVDRYASVFRELGLQFDLLPIERQQKTLQPGTLQLTGEKRTDTWIGIAPFAAHREKMYPLDNMKEVIQHYAAQPGVKVLLFGGGEAEIRALNELEVKYPSVVSLAGKIGLNEELDVISNLDVMLSMDSANMHLASLFAVPVVSIWGATHPYAGFMGYGQEMMNAVQVDLSCRPCSVFGNKTCFRGDWACMEQILPPMITHKVDNVIKK, from the coding sequence ATGAGCAAATTACGAACCATATTAGCGACCCGCTTTTCAGCGATGGGTGATGTGGCGATGTGCATTCCCGTGATACGTTCCGTATTGGCAGCAAACCCCGGTTTGCAGATCGTTTTCGTCACTAATAAAAAGTGGGGAGCGCTGTGTGAAGATGTCCCGGGCCTCGTGTTTTTCCCTGCCGATGTAAAAGGGGCGCATAAAGGCGTTCCCGGTTTGTACAAGCTATCCAGGGAAATCAGGAAAAGTTATAAGATCGATGCCTTAGCAGATCTTCACCAGGTATTGCGTTCCCAGGTTTTACGTACGTTTTTTAAGTTGGCGGGGACAAAAGTTGCCGTAATTGATAAAGGCCGTGCAGAAAAGAAAGCGTTGACCCGCCGCGAAAACAAGGAATTGAAACCTTTGCAAAGCACCGTAGATCGTTATGCAAGCGTATTTCGAGAGCTGGGTTTGCAATTTGATCTACTACCAATCGAAAGGCAGCAGAAAACATTGCAACCGGGTACCTTACAATTGACGGGGGAGAAGCGAACCGATACCTGGATAGGAATAGCGCCGTTTGCAGCGCACCGGGAAAAAATGTATCCCCTGGATAATATGAAGGAAGTCATTCAACATTATGCAGCGCAACCAGGTGTTAAAGTATTGCTTTTTGGGGGTGGAGAGGCCGAAATTCGGGCTTTAAACGAATTGGAAGTAAAATATCCGTCAGTAGTCTCATTAGCCGGGAAAATTGGCTTAAATGAAGAATTAGACGTGATATCCAATCTCGATGTTATGTTGAGTATGGATTCGGCCAATATGCACCTGGCATCCTTATTCGCGGTGCCGGTGGTGAGCATTTGGGGTGCAACGCACCCTTACGCGGGATTCATGGGCTATGGCCAGGAAATGATGAATGCCGTGCAGGTTGATCTTTCGTGCCGGCCTTGCTCG